GAGCTCGTCCTCGTCGCCCGCGAGGTCGAGGACCACGACGGCCCCCTCATCGTCGCCGGCGACTTCAACGACGTGGCGTGGAGCTACACGACGGAGCTGTTTCAGGAGATCTCGGGCCTGCTCGACCCCCGCATCGGCCGCGGCCTCTACGCGACCTTCCACGCGGACTATCCCCCCATGCGCTGGCCGCTCGACCACGTTTTTCATTCCGAAGCCCTCGAAGTCGTCGAACTCCGGCGGCTCGATCACGTCGGCAGTGATCACTTCCCGATCCTCGTCGAGTTGGCCGCCGTGCCGGAGGCCGAAGCCGAGCAGGACAAGCCGGAAGAGGACGCCGAGGACCGCGAGGAGGCGGAGGAAATCCTCGACGAAGCCCAGGACGGGGAGTGAATGTGGGGGCCGAAGGAGGGAATGCTACCGAGGCCGTCGTGCTTCGTGACTGCGGGGGCGATCCCTCGTGGTCGCCCTGGCTGGGACCGATTCAGGCGCTCCCCTGCTGCGGGTGGATCGACCGGAATTGGCGGACGATCCCATAGGAGAAGATCAGGAGCATCGCCGCGGCATAGCCGTACGCACCGTCCGCGACCGGGTAATAGAGGACCCACAGCATCAGCGGGATCCCGACGGCGAGGCGCCAACGCGCTGGGACTCGGCGGCTCAGCGTGAATGCGACCGCAGCGACAGTGAGGATCAGAAGCAGAGCCAACCAGTCCATGAGTTGTGGGGGCATCGGATGGTTCGTTACCCTTCGAACGTATAAAAATAGCCGAACGGAAGTCAAGAAACGATGAGCAAAAGCCTATGACCCTCGACGACCTCCGCCGCCACTTCCCGCACACCGAGACGTGGGCCTACCTCGACCACGCCTCGACCGGCCCGCTGAGTCAGCCGGTGATGGACGCCGTCGGCGCGTTCCTCGACCAGCGGCACCGGACGAAGCCGAACAACTACTTCGACGTCGAGCCGACCGTCGCCCGCGCGCGGGAGCGGCTCGGGCGACTGCTCGGCGCACCGACCGAGCGCGTCGAGTTCGCGCCGAACACGTCGGCGGCGATCAACGTGCTCGCGCAGGGGCTCGACTGGCGGCCGGGCGACCGCATCGCCGTGCCTGCCTGCGAGTTTCCGGCGAACGTCTATCCCTACCTCGGGCTCGAACACCACGGCGTCGTGCTCGACCGGATTCCGCACGAGCGGGGGACGTTCACCGTCGAAGACGTGGAGCGGACGCTGACGCCGCGGACGCGGCTCGTCTCCGTCAGTTGGGTGCAGTTCCTCTCCGGCTTTCGCGCTGACATCGAGGCGATTGGCCGGCTGTGCCGCTCGCGCGGAATCCTCTTCTGCGTCGACGCGATCCAGGGCGTCGGCGCGCTCCGGCTCGACGTGGCCGACCTGCCTGTCGACTTCCTCGCGTGTGGCGGGCAGAAGTGGGTGATGGGGATGCAGGGCACGGCGTTTTTCTACATCACCGAAGCGCTGCAAGACCGGCTCCGCCCCGTGCGCGGCTGGCTCAACGGGCCGCTCGACTGGGACGACTTCCTCGCGTACCCGACCGACTTTCACGACGACGCGCGGCGCTTCCGCATCGGCACGCTGAACCACGCGGGCGTCGTCGCGCTCGACGCCGCCGTCGGGCTCCATCTCGACGCGGGGCGCGACTGGTGCGAGGCGAATGTGCTCGCCCGCCGCAACGAACTTGCCGCCGGGCTCGACCGCCTCGACCTCCGCCGCTACGGCTCCACCGACGACGCGCACGCCTCCGGCATCGTCGCCGTAGAGCACCCCGACCCCGAGAGCGTCTTCGAGGCGATGCAGGCGCGCGGCATCGCCATGTCCGTCCGCGACCGCAAGCTCCGCTTCTCGCCGACGTACTACAACACGCCGGAAGAAATCGAGCAGGCGCTCAACACCGTCGCCACGTTCGGGAAGAAGCGCGTCGCGGTAGGGTAGGGGGCTCTGGCTATCTACGCACGACGGTAAGCGATCGCGTGCGCTGCACGTTTCCCGCTCGGAGCCGCACGAGGTAGACTCCCGCCGCCCACTCACTCGCGTCGAACGCCATGACGTGATCGCCTGCCGAGCGCAGCCCTTCGGCGAGCACCGCCACCTCCCGTCCCAGCACATCGTAGACGGTGAGGTAGACCTCTTGTGCTGTCGGGATCGAGACCATCACGGTTGCCTCCGACGAGAGCGGATTGGGGTAAACAGGCTGTAGGACGAATGTTCCTGCCGAAGGCCCCGTCTCGGCCGCGACGGGCGGCGGCGTGATTCGGATGGGGAGGATCGTAGCGTCGACGGGGCCGGATTGCATTTCATTGCGGATATCGATCGAACTCTCATGCGTAATAAAAGCAGCAGGGATCATGCACGTAGAACATTCTCCAGGCATGACAAACGGAGGCTGTCCCCCGTCGCCCCTGGAGTCGTTGTGGACAACGACAGCTGTAGCCCCAACTGCTTGCGCGTTCATCACCTTCTGGACGAACGGACATGTGCCCCGCGAAATGAACGCGATGTTCCCGGCGACTTCATCGCCGTTAACGAAGGGGTTGCATCCGTGTTCGGGTCTGGCTCCAGGCCACGGACCCGCATTGCTTCCCTCAACTTGGATGAGAGGAAGCGGGCCTATGGTCATCTCCGCTGGGAATTGGGGGCCGAACGCCGCCCCATAGGCGGGGTGTTCGATGCCAGCCACCTCGACGTGGACGCTGTCGGGCTCCTGCGCGAGGGCGAGCGCTGGGAGGAAGACGGCGAGCAGGACAGCCGTCGTAGCGATTCGTTGCACCATGAGGCCCTCCGCGTTTGTTCGTTCGCAGCGGAATTGTAACGGAACCAAGGTAGGCGTGCGCGAGGCATCGGACAATCCCGACCCCAACGGCGTCGCGTCGTCGGGCTGTACGCCCGTAGCTTGTGGGCATGGCTGATTCCGAAGAAAAGCAGGAGACCCTCGTCGTCTTCGACGTGCCGCCCGGCTACACGGCCGAGCAGCGGCTCGACGTGTACATCACCGACAAGCTCGCGAACGCCTCGCGCTCGAAAGTGCAGCGGGGCATTAAAGACGGACACGTGACCGTCAACGGCGCGGTGCAGACGAAGGTGTCCACGCCCGTCGTCGCCGGGGACCACATCGAGTGCGTGCTCCAGCGCCCGCCGCCCATCGAGGCCCGGCCCGAGGCGATCCCGCTCGACATCGTGTACGAAGATGACGTCCTCCTCGTCGTCAACAAGCAGGCCGACCTCGTCGTGCACCCGGCCTACGGCAACCGGACCGGCACGCTCGTCAACGCGCTGCTGCACCACGTCGGCGGCGGGCTGCTCTCGTTCGAAGAGGAGGACGAAGAGCCCGAGGACGAAGACGTCGGCCTCTCGACCTCGACGGCCGCGCCGCGCTAC
This is a stretch of genomic DNA from Rhodothermales bacterium. It encodes these proteins:
- a CDS encoding aminotransferase class V-fold PLP-dependent enzyme — protein: MTLDDLRRHFPHTETWAYLDHASTGPLSQPVMDAVGAFLDQRHRTKPNNYFDVEPTVARARERLGRLLGAPTERVEFAPNTSAAINVLAQGLDWRPGDRIAVPACEFPANVYPYLGLEHHGVVLDRIPHERGTFTVEDVERTLTPRTRLVSVSWVQFLSGFRADIEAIGRLCRSRGILFCVDAIQGVGALRLDVADLPVDFLACGGQKWVMGMQGTAFFYITEALQDRLRPVRGWLNGPLDWDDFLAYPTDFHDDARRFRIGTLNHAGVVALDAAVGLHLDAGRDWCEANVLARRNELAAGLDRLDLRRYGSTDDAHASGIVAVEHPDPESVFEAMQARGIAMSVRDRKLRFSPTYYNTPEEIEQALNTVATFGKKRVAVG
- a CDS encoding PA domain-containing protein, with the translated sequence MVQRIATTAVLLAVFLPALALAQEPDSVHVEVAGIEHPAYGAAFGPQFPAEMTIGPLPLIQVEGSNAGPWPGARPEHGCNPFVNGDEVAGNIAFISRGTCPFVQKVMNAQAVGATAVVVHNDSRGDGGQPPFVMPGECSTCMIPAAFITHESSIDIRNEMQSGPVDATILPIRITPPPVAAETGPSAGTFVLQPVYPNPLSSEATVMVSIPTAQEVYLTVYDVLGREVAVLAEGLRSAGDHVMAFDASEWAAGVYLVRLRAGNVQRTRSLTVVRR